In Methanobacterium veterum, a single genomic region encodes these proteins:
- a CDS encoding DEAD/DEAH box helicase: MKWKDLTPIQKATIPRFRENKDMLVIAPTASGKTESVLIPVFDDILKNNLEPMSVLFISPLKALINDTHQRIEFWCDQFDLTATKWHGDVTASQKSSFIKKPTDILVITPESLEVILMNKSSEVKNSIFKNLKYIIIDEIHYFADSDRGTQLNSIINSRIKAYCRNDISRIGLSATVGNPETILSWLTSNENSEVVADKNSRPFQYKVIYADDFKIIQTVSKYLDKKVVFFVHSRKEAEKYHNLFKKHLKVKNIFIHHSSIHKDAREESERNFKHVKHGLMISTSTLELGIDIGNIDVVIQKNPPSNVSSFLQKVGRSGRRTKIQRTIILCDSEEEIVKSLAELALVEEKKLEHIKLPEKPKDIYFHQILSTIFEYGRIKKKDLFLILKEAYVFSKIEKNEYQYFIDNMVEKGFIEENGPYLSLGDAFEKEFGKRNFLEFYSVFWPTYEFTVLDGRKTIGSLDSSFVISTLEKGSNFVLGGEVWTVSKTDHDNFRLKVKKAKEGGIPNWHSEGGVMDYLLTRKIYDILLGNYNKELLNDFDEVSLKVIKDLEEDGRISGFENGKIPVQFYFEENRVFIYTFAGFKVNSLISSVFKFYHDIVSVHDTPYYSSFKFKGILKMDDVEHIAGNIKDILNDEELEKFMLEKTKKFIKNKFIKYLPEKDHAELKMQILFNKEDTIHLFENNSLKLIDSSVFSTW, encoded by the coding sequence ATGAAATGGAAGGATTTAACCCCCATCCAGAAGGCTACCATACCTCGTTTTAGAGAAAATAAGGACATGCTGGTTATAGCGCCGACTGCCTCTGGTAAAACTGAATCAGTTTTAATTCCAGTTTTTGATGATATCCTCAAAAATAATTTAGAGCCTATGAGCGTGCTTTTCATATCCCCACTTAAAGCACTAATTAACGATACCCACCAGAGAATTGAATTCTGGTGTGATCAGTTTGATCTAACCGCAACAAAGTGGCATGGAGATGTAACAGCATCACAAAAATCATCATTTATTAAAAAACCAACTGATATACTTGTAATTACTCCAGAATCATTAGAAGTTATTTTAATGAATAAGTCCAGTGAAGTAAAGAATTCCATCTTTAAAAATTTAAAATACATAATCATAGATGAAATACACTATTTTGCTGATTCAGATAGGGGAACACAGCTTAATTCAATTATAAACAGCAGAATTAAAGCTTACTGCAGGAATGATATTTCCAGAATTGGGTTATCAGCCACGGTAGGGAATCCAGAAACAATTTTAAGCTGGCTGACTTCAAATGAAAACAGTGAAGTTGTGGCAGATAAAAACAGCAGGCCGTTTCAGTACAAAGTGATTTATGCAGATGATTTCAAGATAATTCAGACGGTAAGTAAATATTTAGATAAAAAAGTGGTGTTTTTTGTCCATTCACGTAAAGAAGCTGAAAAATATCATAATTTATTTAAAAAGCACTTGAAGGTTAAAAATATATTTATTCACCACTCTTCAATCCATAAAGACGCGCGGGAAGAGAGTGAAAGGAATTTCAAGCATGTTAAACATGGTCTGATGATAAGTACCAGTACTTTAGAGCTTGGAATTGACATAGGAAATATAGATGTTGTAATCCAGAAGAACCCCCCTTCAAATGTCAGCTCTTTCCTTCAGAAGGTTGGAAGAAGCGGCCGGAGGACAAAGATCCAGAGAACTATAATTCTCTGCGACAGTGAAGAAGAAATTGTCAAGTCACTTGCAGAATTAGCTTTAGTAGAAGAAAAAAAATTAGAACACATTAAATTACCTGAAAAGCCAAAGGATATCTATTTCCACCAGATATTAAGCACCATATTTGAATACGGAAGGATTAAGAAAAAGGACCTGTTTTTAATTCTTAAAGAGGCTTATGTGTTCTCTAAAATTGAAAAAAATGAATATCAATATTTCATAGACAATATGGTTGAAAAAGGGTTTATAGAAGAAAATGGCCCATATCTTAGTTTAGGAGATGCTTTTGAAAAGGAATTTGGAAAAAGGAACTTTTTAGAGTTTTACAGTGTATTCTGGCCCACTTATGAATTTACAGTTCTTGACGGGCGTAAAACCATCGGCAGTTTAGATTCGTCCTTTGTTATCAGTACACTGGAGAAAGGTTCTAACTTTGTTTTAGGTGGTGAAGTCTGGACTGTATCTAAAACTGACCATGATAATTTCAGGCTGAAGGTTAAAAAGGCAAAAGAAGGTGGAATTCCAAACTGGCACAGCGAAGGGGGAGTAATGGATTACCTGTTAACCCGGAAAATCTATGACATACTGCTTGGAAACTATAATAAAGAGCTCTTAAATGATTTTGATGAAGTCAGCCTCAAGGTAATAAAAGATCTGGAAGAAGACGGTCGGATTTCAGGTTTTGAGAATGGTAAGATACCAGTTCAATTTTATTTTGAGGAAAATAGAGTCTTTATCTACACATTTGCAGGTTTCAAGGTCAACTCATTGATATCTTCTGTTTTCAAGTTTTACCATGATATAGTCAGTGTTCATGATACACCTTACTATTCTTCATTTAAATTTAAAGGTATTCTGAAAATGGATGATGTTGAACACATAGCGGGCAATATTAAAGACATTCTAAATGATGAAGAATTAGAGAAATTCATGCTGGAGAAAACTAAAAAATTCATCAAAAACAAATTCATTAAATATTTACCTGAAAAAGACCATGCAGAACTTAAAATGCAAATTCTATTTAACAAAGAAGATACAATTCACCTTTTTGAAAACAATTCTTTAAAATTGATTGATTCTTCTGTTTTCAGTACATGGTAA
- a CDS encoding BREX system ATP-binding domain-containing protein, with the protein MDDYEDIIHALKEGNVPPKGTSEICVGRTLEIEEMKRLFEKIKNGKAATKFLEGDYGGGKSFLLKVIEEIAFKDNFVVSKITITRDIPFYKFEEVYKNIVQTLRCKTGTSLEHIIERWLTGLRMVAMEETEDAARQNGIVSENMVQDLEETRKYSNSFAIAIEKYHQALISGDTETANYAQAWLRGDSNIPFAVKKKFGVKGDVTKENAFIFLEALSAFVRSLGYSGLVILVDEVEYIRSLQMTKLRDGAYDYIRFIFDECNLGNFESTLFIFAGTSEFFEDQKKGVPSYQALYDRIKDALDTDHKDLRKPIMRLEGFKKEELKELGSKIIEMHAQVYDWDAGSRMNSIIDELVDIHENNALLTGGKTTPREFVRTFLSVLDTIQQNPGELDSDDAILKIFEEREVEEEW; encoded by the coding sequence ATGGACGACTATGAAGACATTATTCACGCTTTAAAGGAAGGCAACGTACCGCCAAAGGGGACTTCCGAGATATGTGTAGGTAGAACCCTTGAAATTGAAGAGATGAAACGTTTATTTGAAAAAATAAAAAACGGCAAAGCTGCAACCAAGTTTCTTGAAGGTGACTACGGCGGGGGAAAATCTTTTCTGCTTAAAGTAATCGAGGAAATTGCATTTAAGGACAACTTTGTAGTTTCAAAAATAACCATAACCCGTGATATTCCATTCTACAAGTTTGAAGAAGTATACAAGAACATAGTCCAGACTTTAAGGTGTAAAACAGGGACCTCCCTTGAACACATCATTGAAAGGTGGCTTACAGGACTTAGAATGGTTGCAATGGAAGAAACTGAGGACGCTGCAAGACAGAATGGCATTGTAAGTGAAAATATGGTCCAGGATCTGGAAGAAACTCGAAAGTATTCTAATTCATTTGCAATTGCCATAGAAAAGTATCATCAAGCATTAATTTCTGGAGACACTGAAACTGCAAATTATGCACAGGCATGGCTCCGGGGAGATTCCAACATCCCATTTGCAGTCAAAAAGAAGTTCGGGGTCAAAGGGGATGTGACCAAAGAAAATGCATTCATATTTTTAGAAGCATTGTCTGCATTTGTAAGGTCCTTAGGATACAGCGGACTTGTAATCTTGGTAGATGAAGTTGAATATATCAGGTCTCTCCAGATGACAAAGCTAAGGGATGGTGCTTACGATTACATTCGTTTTATATTTGATGAGTGTAATTTAGGCAACTTCGAAAGCACTTTATTTATATTTGCAGGTACAAGTGAATTTTTCGAAGACCAGAAGAAGGGAGTGCCTTCTTACCAGGCATTGTATGATAGGATAAAAGATGCATTAGATACAGACCATAAAGACCTCAGAAAACCTATAATGAGACTTGAAGGGTTTAAAAAAGAAGAATTGAAAGAATTAGGGTCTAAGATAATAGAAATGCATGCTCAAGTCTACGACTGGGATGCGGGTTCCAGGATGAACTCCATTATCGACGAGCTCGTTGACATACATGAAAATAATGCCCTTTTAACTGGAGGTAAAACTACCCCCCGGGAATTTGTAAGGACATTTTTAAGTGTTTTAGATACTATTCAGCAGAACCCTGGCGAATTAGATTCAGATGATGCTATTTTGAAGATATTTGAAGAAAGAGAAGTAGAGGAAGAGTGGTAG
- a CDS encoding EVE domain-containing protein, giving the protein MLLLKGGVHIKQQTLQSAGESSKYWIYRIDEEHLSRIDEQRILYITNPESNAVKSVKAEDKILFFTPFQKSISFIGYGPVEETFDGPEYLLDSLKSGKKIKLKGIKYFTEAVPVKDIANNLKFIKNKENLPYPFKSEFTEINEEDFNYITRRMNSSKTFPVYFEKMSFTMDEFLMGSIRGTYEIVKNTEESNQIEIKEFIRLLHKFINSYGISKSYEDILEYYSQNVWKLGFKHSPSRNPDNLVKLYGPRGNSQRFGYIKLV; this is encoded by the coding sequence ATGTTACTTTTAAAAGGCGGGGTTCATATCAAGCAGCAAACATTACAGTCAGCGGGTGAAAGTTCAAAATACTGGATTTACCGAATAGATGAAGAACACTTAAGCAGGATAGATGAGCAAAGGATATTATATATCACAAATCCAGAATCGAATGCCGTAAAATCAGTCAAGGCTGAAGATAAAATATTATTTTTCACTCCCTTTCAAAAGAGTATTTCATTTATAGGCTACGGTCCTGTAGAAGAGACATTTGACGGCCCAGAATACCTTTTAGATTCATTAAAATCAGGAAAAAAGATTAAATTAAAAGGAATAAAATATTTTACTGAGGCAGTGCCTGTAAAAGACATTGCAAATAATCTCAAATTTATAAAAAATAAAGAAAATCTGCCCTATCCATTTAAATCAGAATTTACAGAAATCAACGAGGAAGATTTTAACTATATAACAAGAAGGATGAATTCAAGTAAAACATTTCCTGTTTATTTTGAGAAGATGTCCTTTACAATGGACGAATTTTTAATGGGCTCAATTAGAGGCACCTATGAAATAGTTAAAAATACTGAAGAGTCCAACCAGATTGAGATAAAAGAGTTTATAAGGCTTTTACATAAATTTATAAACTCTTACGGCATTTCTAAGAGCTATGAAGACATCCTGGAATATTACTCGCAGAATGTCTGGAAGTTAGGGTTCAAACACAGCCCTTCAAGAAATCCAGATAATTTAGTTAAGTTATACGGCCCAAGGGGCAATTCACAGAGATTTGGATACATAAAACTAGTTTAG